AAAAACCAAAAACTGATTTTCCGCAATATAAATTAAATTTTTGGAATAAGCATCTAACACCACCCCGTAACTTTTCAGGATACCCACTACCTCGATCAAATTCTGGGGAGTATCTTTTAACAATGCTTCCCCAGCCGTGAGACGATCAATATAGGATGCTAGGGGATGAGAGGAGGACTTGACAGGGATAGTGACCATGCTAGAAGCTTGATAAAATAACTTTCCTCATCTATTTTAACCCATAAAAGCACAACCAATTAGCGGCGGTGGCACGGCGAGTCATGCGGGGATTGAATTCGCCAATTTTATAACCGGTAAACCCCAATTTATCTTTTAATAATTGTTTATTTTCTGGCAAGATCGATCGAGTTAATTTTACTGTTGGGGGACGATTGGCAATAAAATCTGGGGGTTGAGGATATTCACGTCGCCAATCTTCCTCTACTTGACTATTATCCCATTTTCCTTGACTTTCATCGTAGCGATAACCTAAAGTTTGCCAGACCAATTTATTAACGGTTTCGTCGTCAATTTCATCGTTAATAATCGCCCAAATTGTCTCTATATTTAATTCTGGTAGTTCCATAGATCAAGTAAATAGCAGATGGGGTGATGGGGTGATGGGGTGTGGGGTGTGGGGTGTGGGGTGTGGGGTGTGGGGTGTGGGGTGTGGGGTGTGGGGTGATGGGAGCAAAAAACTGATCAGTGATCACTGATTACTGATCACTGATAACTGACTCCTGACTCCTGACTCCTGCCTACGGCTAAAATAACTGGTAAATAACATCATTGATCATCGTGCGAGCGCAGCCTATTTTGCCTCCTTCCAACGCCAAAATTATTTTTATTTTAACTATCGGTGTGGTGTCGGTTTCTGCATCGGCAATTTTTATCCGGTTAGCGATCGAAGCGGTAGGTAATGCTACGATCGCATTTAGTTTATTTTTAGCGACTTCCCGTCTGATATTGGCTTCTGTTGTCCTAATTCCGAACTGGTTGACCTTATCACGCCAAAAAGTCCCTATTCAAGCCTATTATTACGCAGTGGGGGCAGGATTTTGTTTAGCTCTCCATTTTGCTACTTGGATTACTTCTCTATCCTACACCTCGATCGCCGCTTCTACCACTTTAGTCACCACTAATCCCCTCTGGGTTTCTCTGTTGGGTTGGTGGTGGTTTCGAGAAAAACCGACAAAATTAACTTTTATCGGCATTTTTGTGGCTTTAACGGGGGGATTATTGATTGTTTTAGCCGATCGAGATGTCAGTAGTTCTTATCCTAACCCTTTATTGGGCAATAGCTTGGCTTTAATTGGGGCAATTCTCGTTAGTGGTTATATTCTCCTCGGACGGGAAGCACAAAGAAAGGGCTTAAATATTAAGAATTATATAACTGTAGCCTACACTACCGCAGGATTAGCTTTATTACCCAATATTTTCTTCTTCGGTCAAGGTTACGAAAGCTATCCTTTGTCCGTGTATGTTTATGTGTTAATGATGGCGATTTTTCCGCAATTAATCGGTCATACTAGCTTTAACTGGGCTTTGCGATGGGTAGCACCGACAATAGTAACCATGGTAATTTTATTAGAGCCAATCGCCGCGAGTCTGTTAGGAGTGTTCATTTTTGGTGAAATACCCCCCCAAGAAGTAATTTATGGCGGATTAATTCTATTAATCGGCGTAGGCATTGCTATTTTGGGCGGATAAGCTGTTAGTGTATCTAAATTACTGGTTAAGTGTGATCTCGATCGCCGATTGTGATCACAGACAAAGAATAGATTAGTGTACAATGCTAACTGGATGAGAGTTTAGACAATCTGACTCACTGGAGCAATAGGGGTTGCGGGGAATTAATTCCCTGGCTAGAGTTAGAAATATCCCATCATCTGGGTACTCTGTAGTTGAGGGCTAAAAAAGCCAGTAGTTTTGAGGAAAAACTTGGGAGGATTAGGAAGTGAAATCAAAAGGAAAGAGGATACCGCTAAAACTGTCATCGTCTGAGTCAGGTTTCTCCCTGTTAGAAGTAATCATTGCCATTTTGACTATTACCGCTTTCTTAACGGGAACCCTACAGTTAATGGCAGTGGATGCCTTATATAAAGTTCGGTCAGAAAGACAAGCTCAAGCTAACTTTTGGATTCAAGAAGACTTCGAGGATACCAAATATATAGCTTCGACTTTAAATGTGACTTCCAGTCCCAATTATGTCAGTCCAGATGTATGTACAAATATCAATCAGGGTTATGCCACAGCTTTAAGAAGACAACTAACGGATATTAAACTCCCCACCCCTATACCGACGGACCCCCAATTAGTAGCGACCAGAACAATTGTCGGTAAAAACTATTCTCTCTATCGGACTTTTAATATTGATAACCAATCGGATAATCCCCATCTTCTCCGTATAGAGTATAAGGTGAAGTTAGCTGATGATGAAATCGCTAATGACTATCAAACTCAAGAAAGAGACGAAAGAAGCGAACAAGAAGGAAAATTTCTTGCTAAAAGTTCTGTTGAGGTGATTCCCGATGCGTCGTTTGAATGTCCATAAAAATCAGGGTTTTACCCTGTTAGAAATTTTGGTAGCTTTGGCAATTACGGGAGTTCTTGCCGCCTTAACCCTGCCTAATTTATTAGCTTGGTTAAATAGCAATAAAGTCCAAGAAGCCACCGATTCTATACAATCAGCCCT
This Microcystis wesenbergii NRERC-220 DNA region includes the following protein-coding sequences:
- a CDS encoding DUF1823 family protein: MELPELNIETIWAIINDEIDDETVNKLVWQTLGYRYDESQGKWDNSQVEEDWRREYPQPPDFIANRPPTVKLTRSILPENKQLLKDKLGFTGYKIGEFNPRMTRRATAANWLCFYGLK
- a CDS encoding DMT family transporter, yielding MPPSNAKIIFILTIGVVSVSASAIFIRLAIEAVGNATIAFSLFLATSRLILASVVLIPNWLTLSRQKVPIQAYYYAVGAGFCLALHFATWITSLSYTSIAASTTLVTTNPLWVSLLGWWWFREKPTKLTFIGIFVALTGGLLIVLADRDVSSSYPNPLLGNSLALIGAILVSGYILLGREAQRKGLNIKNYITVAYTTAGLALLPNIFFFGQGYESYPLSVYVYVLMMAIFPQLIGHTSFNWALRWVAPTIVTMVILLEPIAASLLGVFIFGEIPPQEVIYGGLILLIGVGIAILGG
- a CDS encoding type 4 pilin, encoding MLEVIIAILTITAFLTGTLQLMAVDALYKVRSERQAQANFWIQEDFEDTKYIASTLNVTSSPNYVSPDVCTNINQGYATALRRQLTDIKLPTPIPTDPQLVATRTIVGKNYSLYRTFNIDNQSDNPHLLRIEYKVKLADDEIANDYQTQERDERSEQEGKFLAKSSVEVIPDASFECP